In Antechinus flavipes isolate AdamAnt ecotype Samford, QLD, Australia chromosome 6, AdamAnt_v2, whole genome shotgun sequence, the sequence TAACACCAATGAGAATGGCCCTACAGGGCAATGGTGGCCACCCAGTACTCAGTCCTTTTTATTCCCCTCTCCATTCTGGAAAGGAACAAAGCTGAGTCCTTCCCAGACTTCACCTATCCTCTACCTGGACAGAGTAGGGGTGGTTTAAGGTGTgatttttccttgtttctctttACTTTTGTCCCTCtaaccctcccttccccctttctagATATTTAATTAGTTTcttcttgtttaaaaaacaagGCCCATGTtgtctttttctgctttcttgtGAATAGAAAATTATTAATGTTATCATAACAGCACAGAGTCCCCAGTTAGGAAAATTTCTAGCAACTGGATACAACTTTAACTCTGccctaattttatatatttccagaTAACCTTCTCCATTCTCTTTTGAATGTAATgagctaggggcagctagatggcacaatggatagaccaccagccctgaagtcagaaagacctgagttcaaatccggtttcagacaattaatacttcctagctgtgtgactctaggcaaatcacttaaccataaaagcctcaggaaaaaaatgtaatgagctaactaataaaaaacaaagtaataagTAATAATGTAAATAAGTACTAAAGTAGCTAGTAACTTGTGAGGTTTAATAACCGTTCTTgggttatatatatgtgtgtgtatacacacatgtaatgCAAAATCAAGACTTAGACATACAATTCAAGTCTTAAGGACTGACCTTGGgttttttatgtgtgtatatgtatatgtaatgcaAAATCAGGATACACGAAATGATGAGGTAAATGAAAGAAGAAGATATAACCTTCCCCGTTTTTGGACAGATATGTGGAAGGGGAGGTTGGGAAAAGAATAGACTCATTCATTTGACACTTCCCTTAGACCTTGAAGAGATAATTGTATGCAGCAGCTCAGCCTGACTTTTTAGTTCCAAAAAGTCTGTAGGAACCTGATAAACCAtttggatctctctctctcctctgggACTTCAGTTACCTTTTCTCTTTAATCAATGTTCCTATGTTGCTAATACTCTTCAATTTGGCTCTTTGAGTCCTGATTGTGAGAGAACACTATATCTTCCCCTGCTCCTGTTTCCAGGGGCCTGTAGTCCCCATTGCTTTTTCTTATAGACCATGCAGCTTTTCTAAAACTCATACCTGTTCCTCAAGTAACTTCTGGATCATTTGCTATAGTTTGAAATGTTTTCTCATAACTGAGAAAGAATGCTTATTCTTCTGAACCACAAATCCCAGAATACCAATCATTCTccacaagcatctattaagtgtttGCCATTTAGAAGGCAACTGGGTAAGGTGCTGGGGATATAGACCAAAGTGCAGATTTCTTGCCCTCAGGAGTTTGCAGTCTACTTTGGAGACATACTGCTTATACAGAAAGGTAaggtacaaaatatataaatttgaaatacaaaacgATTTTGCAGATGGAGTGGAGAGAACTCTACAAGCCTGGAGGTGGTGATGGGGAAATCAGCAAGAGTCTTATGTAGGAGGTGACAGCTGGGCTAAGGCTTAAATTCCAAGAGGcaaagataaagagggagaatGATCCATGCTTGGAAATAGGTAGTAATAGATAGTTTCAGGTGGCTTAGAATAGATTACTCCCAGGAGTAAATGGCCCCAGTGAGTGAAATATTTAACTTCAAGCCAATAACGTTTTCCCAGACTTTTGGCTCACTTTGTATAATGCCCATATTTCAGGTGTTTTCTTGTTGGATTTGAACTGATTGGGCCATTCTAAAATGTAGCAATAAAAATATACCAAGGTTATCTTGGGTGAAGAAGCTGTGTATTTctggttttaaaacttttttttctttcaatatggGATTTATAGTTGAATGAGAGTGTAAAGGATGCTCCTTATATCCAGAGTTTTATATCGTTTTGGGAGTTACATTTTTGCGAGGTGGCTGTAAAAGTGAAACTGGTTCAATAAGTAACTTGAGCAGATTTTGGATTAAAGTTCTTTATGACAACCATGCTAGCACCCAGgctaccttagaatcagccggagtcaggataagcaaaagtccttggtctttattcttggtctttaggggtagaagtgaacaggatggaagcaggatCTCTGCTACtgccttcttccttgtctaccgCAAAAGTGACGTCGTACTCCACCCCCTACTCCcgcctacaatcctctgtatacaccaatcatcgagccagcacaggatagtgggaagggccattttccaagcatatgcccatagagtattgtccaaacggtagttagcctcaagtgctcggctgtcctgacctcagtgcattgactcaagactttcagccctctacaactcTTGATTCAGTCTAATTCAATAAACATcaagtgccaggcattgtgctaagctgggcataaaattaataagaagatagtccttgttctcagggagcttacagaagagacaaaatataaaacaaagtagaGAAGAGGGGGAGGACACACCAGGTATCCATGGGGTGTCTTGTTCCTTGCCGTAGAAAACAGATACAGCAGCTGATAAAAATGTAGAGGCAACTGACAGTACAATTTTTTGCCCTTAATAAGAGAAGTCACTGAGAGGAGTTTGGTGCTTCATCTTCCAGCTCTCCAAGCAGAGgtgaaaagagattaaaagagatGGAAAGCAGGATAACTGTATTATATGTGATGAACTTCACCAGAGAGGGGCATCTTCTTCTTGGTAATGAAATCAGTCTTCTTGGGATCACTTGAAAGAACTGGTGATATTGAACCATGAGAACAGAATATGGGAGCATTACCATGATTGTCATCTATAAGTAATTGAAAGGCATTCCTATGGAAGTCTTTTCCTGACAGAACTCCCAGGAAACATGATTAGTAGGAGAGGTTAAAAGTTGTAAAAAGGTAGAATTCATTTCAGTGAAAGGAAGATCTGACCAAGACTTTAAGCCATTTGAAGTGGGCTCATTTCAGGATTCTGAAGTTCCCTGACCATGGAGCTCTTTCAAGTAGACACTAAATAACCTGTCAGCAAAGTTATCTGGCCAGTCCTCTTTAGATATGTGTTATAAGGGATGATCTCTGAATTAActtccaactctgatattctgaGAAATAAGACAGATCATTAAAACCTTCTACAGTATAATGGGAAATGCTTGATGAGCACACTTAGCCAGTTATCTGCAGATGGACAATAGAGatcaggaaagaagaaggaagttgGAGATAATTTCTCTGTGGAACAGTTGCTTCTCTGACTAcaagaataataattaaaatatagcactttaaaattggcaaaaagttttaaaacatcTTTATAGCATGGTGAGCAgaaagctggatttggagtcaggaagtcttgggcatctgggtggcacaatggatagaatattgtgcttaaagtcaggaggactcatcttcctgagttcaaatctggcctcagacatttcctatgtgtgatcctgggcaagtcacttaaccatatttgcctcagttccttctctgtaaaagaagTTGGacgaggaaatggcaaactattccagtatctttgccaagaaaacctcaaatgggatcatgaagagtcagacatgactggacaATAACGGCAGTCTTGGATTTACAATCCACTTCTAATCTGAGGTGCCAACCTTATTGACCTTCGGTTTCcttcagctctagatctatgacccTTTGATCTCAGTTCTTCCTTATAAGAATCTTGGAAGGTAGGTATTATTGttaatcatattttatagatgaggaaactgaggtttctaAGATTCAGAGAAActgtgatttgtccaggttcagatgtttttggaaaaatttaAACCTAGTTATTCCTAACTCCAGAGACCTTCATGGTGGTTAGGGTTAGGGGAGAAATGATCGACAGTGGAAGAATTATGAAAACAAGATCTTTGAGTATAATGtggttttctctttatatttatttatatttacataattattataatatatgttgGTGATAGAACATACAGCCATATACAATTTATAACACATACaagtatgtaaaatataaataaaagtataaattctattttatatatgtatgtatttacatagaCTCATACACATATTTACCATAATCttgatgaggaagaaagaagtcaaaggagTGGTTAGAAACAACTTAAATTTGTTTTGATAATTTACCAACATGCAATTAAAGATTTGTCATGCTAGAGAAAGGAAGCTTCCTATAAGATAAATGGATGTCAAACTATTTGTAAATCAGTCATCAAGGTATTGAGAAGTCTTGAAGTTCTTTTGACACAATCAAGGGGATTACATTGAATTTCAAGATTGTTTTCTACTTAACCTTGGAAGAAAAACCTAGATTGAATTAAGCCTTGGtcaaaaattgttcattttgttaCTTAATTGTCTCTAAGCCTTTGTACTTTTATATTTTGTCACCTTTTCAACTGTAAGTAGTTTTTAATGTGCATCCATCAAAAAATGCTTCCAATTTCACCACTAAACCTTAACTGAAGAGTAAAATCTGCTTTTTTGTGTTCTCAGAGTATATTATGCCAATGGAAAGCCAGGACACCTTTGCACCTTGAGGTAATAGTCTAAGAACaactccattttttattttcttatttttcactaTTTTGATTGGACTCCTTCATGGCCCCAGAAAACCTTATCATCCCATGATACTGGATGAACTCTGACAGTGACATCATATCAGTATACTCAGTACTGATCCATTGAATAGAGGAATGAAGACAGAGTAAAGAACTCATTCCAATCCTCCATTTAAAGAAACCTCAAAGGTTAGCCATGTCTTCATTTCCCATAAGTTTGGACCGGATTATATTATGTGGTAGAGGCAACTAGTGctataatggatagagtgaactctagtcctggaatcagaaaaagctgagttcaaatccagtgtatccctggacaaatcactttgtctgcctcaatttctacaactataaaatgaagagaaataatattatCTATCTCCTAggcttattgtgaggatcaaatgtgataagttattaaaagtgcttagtacagtgcctagaacatagtaggtctTGTATAAATGCTACTAATTTCCCTTGTCTTAATGTCTTATTTGGGGAGCAACAGCATCTACCTTTTCACACACAGGGCTCAAGGAGGTAGCTCCAGAGTCTTGGGTTAGAGAATAGTCCTTTAATTTAGGAACTAAATAGGTCCCTCAGGTATATCCTTtggaaaagatgtaaaaaaaaaatccttcacatTTCCAATCTACTAAAATCTCACTCTAGGTCTGGGAGTTGGCCTGTGGTCAGGGGTTTCCAATCAGACCTATTGTGGCCTTTTCAGGACAGATAAGCTGCTGAGAAATAGCAAGCCTTCAAATTAGAGTACTAGAAGAGATGCTTCCAAGAGGACTGAAGTAAACCCTgaccttaaaaagcaaaagatctGATGTAAAGATGAATGCAGTCATGGTTTCCCAGCAGTAAGCTTGAATATGACTCATTTCAGGACTTTGCAGTTTATTGTCAGGGAATTCCGCACCAAAGAATTGCTTGGGACCTATGATATGTCTCATTTGTCATCTCTGACAGGAATATGCATTTTGCTTTTCTCAGTAAATTGGGATGGTCCTGATTTAAGAGATAGATGAGAAGTCACTGAGGTCAGACAAGCCAGAGTTAGGAACTGAAAAGATTAAGGGGAAGAACCCAGGGAGAAGAGTGGACAGAACCTGGCAGGTTCatttaggaagagaaaagaaagacaggacCTTCATCTCTCCATGGGCCTTTCATGTCTTTCTGAGTAAGGATCCTGCAAGAAGAAAGGGATAGTTTGGTTTGCTTTCAGAGCTCACTTCCTGCCTATTTCCAGCTTTGGATAGGAATGTAAGATGGGAGGACtctaggaggaagaggagatgagCACAGAAATCTACCATCTGAATACAAGCCTTCCATCTCTTGCTTGATCTCTAATCTCTGCAGGAAACCAAAAAAGGTATCTTTCACTTAATGATTAACAAACTCCCTCTCTGGACATTCCCTACATATTGTAATGATTCTGAATCCCAGTAAATAAACATGTAAACTTTACATCTGCAACTACGCaattcattattctcatttcctCTTAACTTATCCACCTGAAAGTGTCAACCAAATGATATTCAACCTTTCCACTGTGCCCTCTGGGATGCTTATTCAATAGGTAACAAATTTTTCCCATGAAAACTTTTAGTTTCCTGCTCCTTTCATCTTCTGGTTCTAATTTAGACTTAGTTTCCCCTAATATTGCCCTTCTTGGCCATCCTTTCCAGCACTGGTTGCACTTTAACTCATCCCCCTTGGCTCTCTTGTTGAGAGGGGAAAATTAGAATTCTTTTTGTTCCCCAGGAACTTCCAGGTTTTTCCCTACCACCACTCCTCAGAAATCTCTCCTATTTTGAGTTCTATTCAATCCATATCTTCTACCCAATCTACATCTTAGTAGATAGTCTCAAGGACACTCTCTTCCTCAATAAGTTAATCTTTCTTTGATGGAAGCTGAAAACTTTAAAGTGAGGATTGGGGCTTGGAACACTCGAATGGCCTCTTTCAACTTTTGTGACTCAGGAAAGTGTCTTTGACCTGGTCATGTAGATCATCTCTCTGATGGGTCAGTGAGCTGTCACCCTGGGGTGTCTAGGTCAGTCTCCTGTTGGGTCACTGTCAGCTGAAGCTCACCTCTAACTTGAATACCAAGTCACTTTTCCTGCAGACCTGTGGAATGGATGAGTCAGAATAACTCCTCACCGTGGCTGTAAAACACCCTTAAAGGGTGTTCAAGCTATAATTCAGCAGGTATATTaatgaatcatttattaagcacctattacgtGCCAGACACTTGGTACATGGAAGTGTACATGGAAACTTTCTTTTGCTGCTTAGTCCATCTACaaggaaaaacatttattgtatttcattttaaagttgtatTGATACCATTTGTTATTATGATAGATGGTGTAATGAATAGGAAGCCataacttggaatcaggaagatctgagttaaaatttgatctcagatactttctagttgtgtgactctggacacgtcatttaattctgcttgcctcagttttggcatttgtaaaatgagctcaagaagaaaataagaaaccactccaggatttttgccaagaaaagcccaaaggAGGCACAAAGAGTCTCctatatgactgaaatgattcaacaacaacaacaacaaaaaagtaaaccaGACAAACAAATCAATTGACACAGAGAATCATAGATATTCAAAGTAATTCAAACAAagcaggccaaaaaaaaaatgacaggaaacAGAAATGTAGACACTGAAGACTTGATTCACCATCCAAATTCTGCTTCTTCCTCCCATTGTTACTTCATTCTGTGCCTCAATTTACATATCTTACATAGTTATGAACTACAAAGGTTAGCCAATATAACTTCAGTGCTTCCTTCCAATTTCAAATCTATGTTATCACCTCATTTCCTAGTAAGGGTGAGAGAAGTCCTTAATCTCTAGTTTTTGCTACTACCCACAAGTGATGCTTTGTGAGTTGGAATGGCttctattcattcaacaaaaatttattgtgtttatataatatgTACTAACCATTATACTAAGTTCAAGGACAAAGATGCTTACTATTTTTGTATTATGGATTCCTTTGGCAGTCATTCTGGTGAACCctttcttagaaaaatatttttaaataatgtcaaATATATAGGATggtaaaggaaaccaattatattgaagtagacaaaatgatctttttttattctggGTACATATGGGTCTAGAGGGTTGAAAGGTGAAAAGTGGGGCATTTGTCAGCCTGACCTCCATCAGTAGAGTTCACTGTTTGCAGTGCTTCTGAGCAGATAGCGTTTCCATCCTACATCCTTTTCCATCTGTACCCTCTTCTGCCATTCATTCCATTAGGTGGGATTTTGTCATCTGGTCTAGGAGATATTGAAAGGAGACAAGTAGGGCATTTGTCCAGTCTGTCTTCAGCTGGCATCTCTTTACAAATCTTCCTGAGAGTTTCTATTCAACATCCTTCCCCATTTGTACTCTATTCTATCATCCACCCCATTAGTTGTGTTTGAAGACTGGGGTGAACCAGTGATGGACCTTGGAGGGTACCACACTTCCACTATTCCTTCCACAGCCCAACAAGCCTTAGCGGGGGAAGACATTGGCCTGGAGCCTCCTGCGAAAGGCATTCTTTACCTCCTTATTGCGGAGGCTGTAAATGAAAGGGTTAAGCATAGGGATGATGATGGTGTAGAAGACTGAGACTATCTGACCACTTCTGCCACTTTCATTCCCATGGGGCTGGACATATGTGAAAACCACAGTGCCATAGAAAATGGCAATGGCCAGGAAATGGGAGGCACATGTAGAAAGTGCCTTTTCCCTTCCAGTTGCTGAGCGCATGCGACCAATGGTCACCAGGATCAGGCTGTAGGAAATGAGAAtgactgaggcaggcagaaaagTATCCAAGGCAGAGAAAATATAGAGGATGGTCCCTGCTGTGGCAGTGTCAGCGCACGCCAGGCGGAGTAATGGTGGGATGTCACAGAAGTAATGGGTGATTTCATTGGGTCCACAAAAAGGCAAGACAAAAACGTTTCCTGTCTGGATGATGGAATTAACCCCACCGAACCCGTAGGAGGCAGCCACCAGCTGCAGGCAGATGGCTTTGGTCATGACAGAAGAATAATGGAGGGGCTGGCAGATAGCCATGAAGCGGTCATAGGCCATGGCAGCCAAAAGGAAGCTCTCAGTCGTCACGTGGATCACAAAGAAGGTCAGCTGGATCACACAACCGGCAAATGAGATGGATTTGTCAGCGGCTAAAAAGTTGACCAAGAGTTTGGGTGTGACCACAGACGAGTAGCAAATGTCAAGGAAGGAGAGGATGCTGAGGAAGAAGTACATGGGACTATGAAGACGGGAGTCGATGTAGATCAGGGTCATCATGCCCATGTTGCCCAACACAGTCATGGCATAGATAAgcaggaagatgaagaaaaacagCATCTGCAGGTTTGCGTACTCAGAGAAGCCCAACAAGATAAACTGAGTTACTGGTGTAAAGTTGCCACTGGCAAGAGCTATTTCTCCAGGAGTCATCTGCAGAATGATAATTGACAGCCATTGAATTAGTTAATCATTACAACACAGCCACCATTGTGCCTGAGAGGCAATATGATAGTAAAGCaccagcctggaatcaggagaagtAGCTGtatgctagttgtgtgatctttaAGCCTCATCTTCCTCATATTAAAATTGGAAATCATGAAGCCTGTGGTACCAGTCCCACAGAATTGTTTGGAGATTAAAATGAATTGATAAATGTCAAGTGATTGATAGACCTTAAAAAGGATTCTCTAAACATccataatgataatgatgatgataataatgaggGCAGCATAGTGAATTGGAAATCAGCTTTAGATGACCTAGATTTGACCAAACATAATTATTTGGTTGCTGGGCAAATCACCTCTTGATGTATCAGGATTTTCTCTGACAATAAGTAACAGAGTAGGTTCTGACCTACACAGCACAGATACAAATCCACCCACAAATAGAGGGAGCTCTCTTTAAGATCTGGGGCCCCTccactcctttatttttcttattgttaaccACATGACTCAGTAGAATCATTAATAGTGAACAAAAAATGGCCATATGGCCAGCATTAGCTTGGGCTCCACACCATAAagccttcctctttcttctcctttctcagaTTGATAATCatgcaaatgaatgaatgaggcaCTGCAAAAACCTGTATTAAACACACATGGGTAGGCACTGTGATAGACATtgtaaatagaaatacaaaaaaggatGTGAATCCTGATCTGTTCTGGGGCCACATAGTGGCTAAGTGAGTTTGTGATCACTCATTCACTCAATAATTAAGACAACTCATCCCAGAATGGTCATTCCAAAGAAGAATAAATTATCTGCCTCATGAATTGGGACCATGATTTCTGGAGATCAGGTTAAGAATTCTATTCCAGATATGGAGTAGTGGGGAGATGACATTAAACAGAGCTCGTTGTGCTAAGAATATAGTATAGGAGCTTGGCCAAGTTgcttcttcatctatgaaatagggCAAAGGTAGGGTATGTAGTCCTTTATTATCTGAGTAATGATTCAGTGTTTCCCCTAAAAACAAGACTAACATCATAGAGTGTAAAGGAAGTAAAACCCAATTTAAAGATAGGACACCCGAGTTCTTGTCCTAGAATCTGCCACCTcttttttctgagtctcagtcaGTTAATATTGGTTAAGCACCTTCTCCATGTTAGGCACTGCGGTAAGAACTGAGGCTACCAAAGAAgggaacaaagaaacaaacaaaaatcaacccctccccccccaaaaaaaaattcacccaGTTCTTGTTGTCAAGGAACTCCCAGTCTATTGGTATACACACAGCTACGTGCAAATGAGATGTATACAGATAAATTGAATATTGGACTTGAACTGAGACTTGTGGGAAGCCAGGGaaataaggaggaggaaaaaagaaaggagagtatTCACTGTCATGGGAGATAACCAATGAAAATGCTCAAAACTGGGAGATACAATGTCTTTTTTGGAGAAGAACAAGGAAGCCCAAATCCCTGGATCATAGACTATGCGGGGAAGAATtaatataagaaaactaaaaaggtaaGAAGGGGCCAGTATAAAGACTATGAAAGTCAaagagatgattttatatttaattctggtggtaatagggagccactgaagcttatttaaaaaaaagagatgatgtaGTCAGGTGTGTGCTTGCTTTATGGAGATCAATTTATCACCTGAAGGGAGAATGGACTGGCTGGATAGATTCTTTGTGCCAGAAATATCAAGTAGAATAGTCCTAGTGGGAGTTGATGAGTTTCTGATCCAAGGTAGAAGCAGTGTCAAAGTAGAGAAGGGAGTACAAGAGATATTGGTGGTGGAATCAAGAGGATTTAGCAACTGTTTGGTTATGGGGAGGTGAGAAACTGGGGAGTTGAAGGTGACACTTGGGTTTTGAACTTGCATTACTGGGAAGATGGTGATGTCtttgacagtaatagggaaggtaggaagaggggaaggtttTTGAAAAAAGCCAATGGATTTAGTTTTGTGTGACTACAAAGAGCTAGCATGAATTTTTACTAGATAACATGTAAAGTCCCTCCCCTCTGTGCGCTCCTCCAAATCTACTAAAATGCAAAtttcttgttccttccttcccacaCTTATATCCAGGAAGCTTGTAAGTCCGTCACACTAGTTGCTAAGAAGAGTTGtatctaattaaataaatatatattaagatcAAATCCCCTAAAGAACTAATAATTTTGATTCAGGGAATTTGGGATTTACAGACCACTTTCAGGGAGAGTAGATCTGGCTTGTGATGTGGCCTAACCTCTTTTAGCTCTATCCATGAAGCAGAAGTTCTGGTGGAATCTATCATAATGAAAAAAGCTTCAAATCCAAGTTGTTCTTAAGTCTGTTGTCTGAGGACCAGCTTTGCTACATTCCTAGAGCTTCCTGGACAGGTTGCTTGTTCAATGGGGAATATATCCAACCCTCTTGGAAGTCTATCTCCCAAGTTGTGTGACGTGATTATGATGTATGTCATAGAGAAAGCATCTTTGGTGAAATTACGAATCTTTGAAAAGTTGAATGCACAGGTAAAGAGGTCCCATTGCCTGATATGTCCCTTCTCCATTACTTCAGTGATTCCTTTCCTCCAGAACCAATTGCACATTTACATTGTTTAGAAAGCCTTCCTTGACCCTACCAGTCTATTGACTTCTGTCTCCACTCTGAGATGCTGTAAGTCTCTACCCTTCATTTGGCAGTTCCTGGTTTATGCCCCGCATTGATCACCCTATGGGGTTCCCAACTTCTTTTCATTCCTGAGCAAATCCCTCTTCTCAA encodes:
- the LOC127540573 gene encoding olfactory receptor 1052-like encodes the protein MTPGEIALASGNFTPVTQFILLGFSEYANLQMLFFFIFLLIYAMTVLGNMGMMTLIYIDSRLHSPMYFFLSILSFLDICYSSVVTPKLLVNFLAADKSISFAGCVIQLTFFVIHVTTESFLLAAMAYDRFMAICQPLHYSSVMTKAICLQLVAASYGFGGVNSIIQTGNVFVLPFCGPNEITHYFCDIPPLLRLACADTATAGTILYIFSALDTFLPASVILISYSLILVTIGRMRSATGREKALSTCASHFLAIAIFYGTVVFTYVQPHGNESGRSGQIVSVFYTIIIPMLNPFIYSLRNKEVKNAFRRRLQANVFPR